The following are encoded in a window of Sphingobacteriaceae bacterium genomic DNA:
- the fabZ gene encoding 3-hydroxyacyl-ACP dehydratase FabZ, whose protein sequence is MGLDIEGIQQIIPHRHPFLLVDRILELEPGRRAVGIKNVTANESFFAGHFPTYAVMPGVLIVEALAQVGAVAILSVPENAGKLAFFAGIDNFRFRRPVRPGDTLTLTVELGRVRGPVGKGTARAEVDGQEVAGGQLMFAVQDPSPAGE, encoded by the coding sequence TTGGGCCTTGACATCGAAGGTATTCAGCAGATCATTCCCCACAGGCATCCCTTTTTGCTGGTGGACCGCATCCTGGAGCTGGAGCCGGGCCGGCGGGCCGTAGGCATCAAGAACGTCACCGCCAACGAGTCCTTCTTCGCCGGTCATTTTCCCACCTATGCCGTCATGCCGGGTGTCTTGATCGTGGAAGCCCTGGCCCAGGTAGGGGCCGTGGCCATCCTGTCGGTGCCCGAAAACGCGGGCAAGCTGGCCTTCTTCGCCGGCATCGACAATTTCCGCTTCCGCCGTCCCGTGCGCCCCGGCGACACCTTGACCTTGACGGTGGAGCTGGGCCGGGTGCGGGGTCCCGTAGGCAAGGGCACCGCCCGGGCCGAAGTGGACGGCCAGGAGGTGGCCGGCGGCCAGCTTATGTTTGCGGTCCAGGATCCATCCCCCGCCGGTGAGTAG
- a CDS encoding S1 RNA-binding domain-containing protein: METDKALGSSFDVDEQQAGGSPDQDAAGEAPPEEPNYNDRDYNRLDTAAGGDPPPINIGDRVNVVVTGIAEYGVFVTTPQGHRGLIHISEISDWFVEDARDYFYIGEELQVEVISREEGTGKYAFSTRRLGGKQPVGDGYTRRLMSFQPNADRPGGGRSGGRRDRFAGAGRLKGREHEEIASFLQRRVGEVSPEAGRLLVDLVARYGPVRVALALADVTRRFDRSLALVNWVARSLEQGEPYAAQEPEA; the protein is encoded by the coding sequence ATGGAGACCGACAAGGCTTTAGGTTCCTCTTTTGATGTTGATGAACAGCAGGCCGGCGGCAGCCCCGACCAGGACGCCGCCGGCGAAGCCCCGCCGGAGGAGCCCAACTACAACGACCGGGATTACAACCGGCTGGACACCGCCGCCGGCGGTGACCCGCCCCCCATCAACATCGGCGACCGGGTCAACGTGGTGGTTACCGGCATCGCCGAGTACGGCGTGTTCGTCACTACTCCCCAAGGCCACCGGGGCCTGATCCACATCTCGGAAATTTCGGACTGGTTCGTGGAGGATGCCCGGGATTACTTCTACATCGGCGAGGAACTGCAGGTAGAAGTCATCAGCCGGGAAGAGGGCACGGGGAAATACGCCTTTTCCACCCGCCGCCTGGGCGGCAAGCAGCCTGTGGGCGACGGCTACACCCGGCGCCTCATGTCCTTTCAGCCCAACGCGGACCGGCCCGGCGGCGGGCGTTCAGGGGGCCGCCGCGACCGGTTTGCCGGGGCCGGGCGCCTCAAGGGCCGGGAGCACGAGGAAATCGCCTCCTTCCTGCAACGCCGGGTAGGGGAAGTGTCGCCCGAGGCCGGCCGGCTGCTGGTGGACCTGGTGGCCCGCTACGGGCCCGTACGGGTGGCGTTGGCCCTGGCCGACGTAACCCGACGCTTCGACCGATCCTTGGCGCTGGTGAACTGGGTTGCCCGCAGCCTGGAGCAGGGGGAGCCCTATGCCGCCCAGGAGCCGGAGGCGTAA